A genomic segment from Bosea sp. OAE506 encodes:
- a CDS encoding LysR family transcriptional regulator — MDLRQLRYFAAIVEQGSFSKAATKLRVAQPALSQHLRHMEDELGVALLHRGTRGVLPTEAGERLLARAHIILAEFGALREAVRGEAELPGGEVRIGLPGTVSEQFSVPLIQAARERYPAIRIRIAEAMSGFVLDWLRRGDVDLAMIYSTSDPKGLGIHHVLTEELCLFSAAGTAGAPAAPGKAVAMADAAALDLILPGIGHGLRDQIDEAAASAGTTIQPAIEIESYSQIKRLVEQGFGYSILPRMAVAAQEKAGLFRTWPLERPTLYRKVYLAYSTERPMPAAARAIGQLSWEILRGLVTDETWTATLGQDGGPPTLYA, encoded by the coding sequence ATGGATTTACGGCAGCTCCGCTATTTCGCAGCCATCGTCGAGCAGGGCTCCTTCTCGAAGGCGGCCACCAAGCTGCGCGTGGCGCAGCCGGCGCTGAGCCAGCATCTGCGCCATATGGAAGATGAGCTCGGCGTGGCGCTGCTGCATCGCGGCACGCGCGGCGTGCTGCCGACAGAGGCCGGCGAGCGCCTGCTGGCCCGCGCCCATATCATCCTGGCCGAGTTCGGGGCGCTGCGCGAGGCGGTGCGCGGCGAGGCCGAGTTGCCGGGCGGCGAGGTCCGCATCGGCCTGCCGGGCACGGTGAGCGAGCAGTTCAGTGTGCCGCTGATCCAGGCGGCGCGCGAGCGCTACCCGGCCATCCGCATCCGCATCGCCGAGGCGATGAGCGGCTTCGTGCTGGACTGGCTGCGGCGCGGCGATGTCGATCTCGCGATGATCTACTCGACCTCCGACCCCAAGGGGCTCGGCATCCACCATGTCCTCACCGAGGAACTCTGCCTGTTCTCGGCGGCGGGGACGGCGGGAGCGCCGGCTGCGCCCGGGAAGGCGGTGGCCATGGCCGATGCGGCGGCGCTGGACCTGATCCTGCCCGGCATCGGGCATGGTCTGCGCGACCAGATCGACGAGGCGGCGGCCTCGGCCGGGACGACCATCCAGCCGGCGATCGAGATCGAATCCTACAGCCAGATCAAGCGGCTGGTGGAGCAGGGCTTCGGCTACAGCATCCTGCCGCGCATGGCGGTCGCGGCGCAGGAGAAGGCCGGGCTGTTCCGGACCTGGCCGCTGGAGCGCCCGACGCTCTACCGCAAGGTCTACCTCGCCTATTCGACCGAGCGGCCGATGCCGGCGGCGGCGCGCGCGATCGGCCAATTGTCCTGGGAGATCCTGCGCGGCCTCGTCACCGACGAAACCTGGACGGCGACGCTGGGCCAGGATGGCGGGCCGCCGACGCTGTACGCGTGA
- a CDS encoding GntR family transcriptional regulator — MTPPQAQDAESRPARERVYAHIREQILRGVYAGGSFVEEEAISSVMGVSRTPVREAFHRLEAERFIDLLPRRGALVRQVTAQELADLYETRRMIEGYAVARICREKIVLPETMEAVLDRLDAIAGSDHFARVELNREFHFGMVQALGNEVLSELYQSLGARQQRVAMRALAVDPGRIERIRVEHRDFIAALRAFDEGRARAVLDEHLRPVTGVVSRLPGYDPPGASDVDG; from the coding sequence ATGACGCCGCCCCAGGCGCAGGATGCGGAAAGCCGGCCGGCCCGCGAGCGGGTCTATGCCCATATCCGCGAGCAGATCCTGCGCGGCGTCTACGCCGGAGGCTCCTTCGTCGAGGAGGAGGCGATCTCGTCCGTGATGGGCGTGTCGCGGACGCCCGTCCGCGAGGCGTTCCACCGGCTCGAGGCGGAGCGCTTCATAGACCTGCTGCCGCGCCGCGGCGCGCTGGTGCGGCAGGTCACGGCGCAGGAACTCGCCGATCTCTACGAGACCCGCCGCATGATCGAGGGCTATGCGGTCGCCCGCATCTGCCGGGAGAAGATCGTGCTGCCCGAGACGATGGAGGCGGTGCTCGACCGGCTCGACGCGATCGCCGGCAGCGACCATTTCGCCCGTGTCGAGCTCAACCGCGAATTCCATTTCGGGATGGTGCAGGCGCTGGGCAACGAGGTTCTCTCGGAGCTCTACCAGTCGCTGGGGGCGCGGCAGCAGCGCGTCGCGATGCGGGCGCTTGCGGTGGATCCGGGGCGAATCGAGCGCATCCGGGTCGAGCATCGCGACTTCATCGCGGCGCTGCGGGCCTTCGACGAGGGGCGGGCGCGCGCCGTTCTCGACGAGCATCTGCGGCCGGTGACCGGGGTGGTGTCGCGCCTGCCGGGTTATGACCCGCCAGGCGCGAGCGACGTGGACGGCTGA
- a CDS encoding MaoC family dehydratase N-terminal domain-containing protein, whose amino-acid sequence MDIDHLRGWIGRMEEASDLVTPRLVESYAATFAPHLAPVPQGDAPLALHWCLAPPIAPMRALGPDGHPAKGDFLPPVPLPRRMWAGGRLEALAPLREGDLVTRRSTIGDVTAKEGRTGALCFVAVHHEVSTPRGLALRERHDIVYREASSLPAAAPAANAAPEPADLVWEVEASPTLLFRYSALTFNGHRIHYDQPYATAEESYTGLVVHGPIQATLMLNIAATLAGMTTLALDYRGLSPLIAGGRFFVKARRNADGTIRTWTEGADGRLRMEGSARPL is encoded by the coding sequence ATGGACATCGACCATCTCCGCGGCTGGATCGGCCGCATGGAGGAAGCCTCGGACCTCGTTACGCCGCGCCTGGTCGAGAGCTATGCGGCCACCTTCGCGCCCCATCTCGCGCCGGTCCCGCAAGGCGACGCGCCGCTGGCGTTGCACTGGTGCCTGGCGCCGCCGATCGCGCCGATGAGAGCGCTCGGGCCTGATGGCCATCCGGCCAAGGGCGATTTCCTGCCGCCCGTTCCGCTGCCGCGACGGATGTGGGCTGGCGGGCGTCTCGAGGCGCTGGCACCGCTCCGTGAAGGCGATCTCGTCACGCGCCGCTCGACCATCGGCGACGTCACTGCCAAGGAGGGGCGCACCGGCGCGCTCTGCTTCGTCGCCGTCCATCACGAGGTCTCGACCCCGCGCGGGCTCGCCCTGCGCGAGCGCCACGACATCGTCTACCGCGAGGCCTCGAGCCTGCCAGCCGCAGCGCCCGCCGCCAACGCCGCGCCGGAGCCGGCCGATCTCGTCTGGGAGGTCGAGGCCAGCCCAACCCTGCTCTTCCGCTACTCGGCGCTGACCTTCAACGGCCATCGCATCCATTACGACCAGCCCTATGCGACCGCCGAGGAAAGCTATACCGGCCTCGTCGTCCACGGGCCGATCCAGGCGACGCTGATGCTCAACATCGCCGCGACCTTGGCGGGGATGACGACGCTGGCGCTGGATTATCGCGGCCTGAGCCCGCTGATCGCCGGTGGCCGCTTTTTCGTCAAAGCCCGGCGCAACGCAGACGGCACGATCAGGACCTGGACCGAAGGCGCCGATGGGCGCCTGCGAATGGAAGGCTCGGCGCGTCCGCTTTAG
- a CDS encoding MBL fold metallo-hydrolase — protein MSNDPFRLPSASRRGFLGAAAALAATGGSLPLIGPAAAKAPLSKTQPAYFYRFMLGTAEVTVVSDGPLPLGDPGTSFLGVPKENVYGMLESSFLPKDNVVLEQNIPIVNFGDRLVMFDTGMGFSKLFGPTTGRLAKSMEEAGIKPGDIDDIVCSHAHIDHIGGICSADGKPLFPNARIHISQIDFDFWTDESKLGSPLKAFIEHARANLLPVRDRIVFFKDQQEFLPGVQAMAAPGHTAGHHIFKVASAGKSFVFLGDLTHHAVLLTENPRLEFAYDSDPKQAVQSRVRLLTMLAQEKTPVMSYHFAWPGFGNLAKAGEGFRYYPAPMQLIPV, from the coding sequence ATGTCGAACGACCCGTTCCGTCTGCCGTCGGCGAGCCGCCGCGGCTTCCTGGGCGCAGCCGCCGCACTTGCCGCAACAGGCGGTAGCCTCCCGCTGATCGGCCCGGCGGCCGCCAAGGCGCCGCTGTCGAAGACGCAACCGGCCTATTTCTACCGCTTCATGCTGGGCACGGCGGAGGTCACCGTCGTCTCCGACGGTCCGCTGCCGCTCGGCGACCCCGGCACGAGCTTCCTCGGCGTGCCCAAGGAGAACGTCTACGGCATGCTCGAGAGCAGCTTCCTGCCCAAGGACAACGTCGTCCTCGAGCAGAACATCCCGATCGTGAACTTCGGCGACCGGCTCGTCATGTTCGACACCGGCATGGGCTTCTCGAAGCTGTTCGGGCCAACGACGGGCCGTCTGGCCAAGAGCATGGAAGAGGCCGGCATCAAGCCCGGCGACATCGACGACATCGTCTGCAGCCACGCCCATATCGACCATATCGGCGGCATCTGCAGCGCGGACGGCAAGCCGCTCTTCCCCAATGCCCGCATCCATATCAGCCAGATCGATTTCGATTTCTGGACCGACGAGAGCAAGCTCGGCTCACCGCTCAAGGCCTTCATCGAGCATGCCCGCGCCAATCTGCTGCCGGTGCGGGACCGGATCGTCTTCTTCAAGGACCAGCAGGAATTCCTGCCGGGCGTGCAGGCGATGGCAGCCCCGGGCCACACCGCCGGCCACCACATCTTCAAGGTCGCCTCTGCGGGCAAGTCCTTCGTCTTCCTCGGCGACCTGACGCATCACGCCGTTCTACTGACCGAAAACCCGCGCCTGGAGTTCGCCTATGACAGCGACCCCAAGCAGGCGGTGCAATCGCGCGTCCGCCTGTTGACGATGCTAGCGCAGGAGAAGACGCCGGTGATGTCCTACCACTTCGCCTGGCCGGGCTTCGGCAATCTCGCCAAGGCGGGCGAGGGCTTCCGCTACTACCCGGCGCCGATGCAGCTCATCCCCGTCTGA
- a CDS encoding ABC transporter substrate-binding protein: protein MGTKRSAVAAFALGALMALPVQAQEKPKELVVGIATFLSGPASVFGVPGRNAADLFFEEVNAKGGILGVPVKPVYVDEGAGTNQLISEYRRVVQDQGAQVMFGAISSGSCNALAPVAEDLKVVNVMWDCGTQTIFEEGKWKYSVRTQGHAGAEMMATLLYLMKVKPDFKTIAVVNQDYAWGRESWALLQAGLKALKPDVKVVAELFPKFGAPDFSTEITRLSALRPDVVISTSWGGDLDTFVQQAAARGLLKQSTFVLPLAESSLERLGNVLPEGVIVGSRGDHYFLHPKYKNAAEMQSFVKKYKDKTGVYPIYPTFHMNQAVTGLVKAYEKASAANGGKWPSKEQVIAAFEGLEFKSLTGTITIRSDHQGLEDQMLGTTKRVPEYPFAVYDKMALYPGKLVTTPVGEKSLDWFAKVKPDLVNDKSIETFDYSK from the coding sequence ATGGGCACCAAGAGATCAGCCGTAGCCGCATTCGCCCTGGGAGCGCTGATGGCGCTGCCCGTGCAGGCGCAGGAGAAGCCGAAGGAACTGGTCGTCGGCATCGCGACCTTCCTGTCGGGGCCGGCCTCGGTCTTCGGCGTGCCCGGCCGCAATGCCGCGGATCTGTTCTTCGAGGAGGTGAACGCCAAGGGCGGCATCCTCGGCGTGCCGGTGAAGCCGGTTTATGTCGACGAGGGCGCCGGCACCAACCAGCTGATTTCGGAATATCGCCGCGTCGTGCAGGACCAGGGCGCGCAGGTGATGTTCGGCGCGATCTCGTCGGGCTCCTGCAACGCGCTCGCCCCCGTCGCCGAGGACCTCAAGGTCGTCAACGTGATGTGGGATTGCGGCACGCAGACCATCTTCGAAGAGGGCAAGTGGAAGTATTCGGTCCGCACCCAGGGCCATGCCGGCGCCGAGATGATGGCGACGCTGCTCTACCTGATGAAGGTGAAGCCCGACTTCAAGACGATCGCGGTCGTCAACCAGGACTATGCTTGGGGTCGTGAATCCTGGGCGCTGCTGCAGGCCGGGCTCAAGGCCCTGAAGCCCGACGTCAAGGTCGTCGCCGAGCTCTTCCCGAAATTCGGCGCGCCCGACTTCTCGACCGAGATCACGCGCCTCTCGGCGCTACGGCCCGACGTGGTGATCTCGACCTCCTGGGGCGGCGACCTCGACACCTTCGTCCAGCAGGCGGCCGCGCGCGGCCTGCTGAAGCAGTCCACCTTCGTGCTGCCGCTCGCCGAAAGCTCGCTGGAGCGACTCGGCAACGTGCTGCCGGAAGGCGTGATCGTCGGCTCGCGCGGCGACCACTATTTCCTGCATCCGAAGTACAAGAACGCCGCCGAAATGCAGTCCTTCGTGAAGAAGTACAAGGACAAGACCGGCGTGTATCCGATCTACCCGACCTTCCACATGAACCAGGCCGTGACCGGGCTGGTGAAGGCCTATGAGAAGGCCTCCGCCGCCAATGGCGGCAAGTGGCCGAGCAAGGAGCAGGTCATCGCCGCCTTCGAGGGGCTGGAGTTCAAGTCGCTGACCGGGACGATCACCATCCGTTCAGACCATCAGGGCCTCGAGGACCAGATGCTCGGCACCACCAAGCGCGTGCCGGAGTACCCCTTCGCCGTCTACGACAAGATGGCGCTCTATCCCGGCAAGCTGGTGACCACGCCGGTCGGCGAGAAGTCGCTCGACTGGTTCGCCAAGGTCAAGCCGGATCTGGTCAACGACAAGTCGATCGAGACCTTCGACTATTCGAAGTAG
- a CDS encoding CaiB/BaiF CoA-transferase family protein, producing the protein MGRRLAGTMMNALDGILVVALEQAVAVPTATCKLADAGARVIKLERAEGDFARGYDDYAKGLSSYFVWLNRGKESCRVNLKQADDRAMVEAMLAQADVFIQNLAPGATGRLALGAAELRARYPRLITCDVSGYAPGTPHHTRKAYDLLVQAESGLAAITGTQASGPSRIGVSIADIATGQAAYAAILEALLRRTKTGEGSAIQLSLFDTLGDLMNVPYLTRRYGGIEPPRLGLAHPSIAPYGVFSTADGDVLISIQSEREWQILAREVLGSAALAEDARFATNVLRVRQRETVDREVQALLATRPFAEVTAALDRYAIAYGTVSSVGDLITHPAATALATPTPSGPVEVLAPPAIVDGQRVTMRPVPALGQHDEALRAEFGRFPGP; encoded by the coding sequence ATGGGACGGCGGCTCGCCGGGACGATGATGAACGCCCTCGATGGAATTCTGGTGGTGGCGCTGGAGCAGGCGGTGGCCGTGCCGACCGCGACCTGCAAGCTCGCCGATGCGGGTGCGCGCGTCATCAAGCTGGAGCGCGCGGAGGGCGACTTCGCCCGCGGCTATGACGACTATGCGAAGGGCCTGTCCTCCTATTTCGTCTGGCTCAACCGCGGCAAGGAGTCCTGCCGCGTCAACCTCAAGCAGGCCGACGATCGCGCCATGGTCGAGGCCATGCTCGCGCAGGCCGATGTCTTCATCCAGAACCTCGCACCGGGCGCCACCGGAAGGCTCGCCCTGGGCGCGGCCGAGCTGCGCGCGCGCTATCCCCGGCTGATCACCTGCGACGTCTCCGGCTATGCGCCGGGCACGCCGCACCACACCCGCAAGGCCTACGACCTGCTGGTCCAGGCCGAATCCGGCCTTGCCGCCATCACCGGCACGCAGGCCTCGGGGCCGTCGCGCATCGGCGTCTCGATCGCCGACATCGCCACCGGCCAGGCGGCCTATGCCGCGATCCTGGAAGCGCTGCTGCGGCGCACGAAGACCGGCGAGGGGTCCGCGATCCAGCTCTCGCTGTTCGATACGCTCGGCGACCTGATGAACGTGCCCTATCTGACGCGGCGCTATGGCGGCATCGAGCCGCCGCGGCTGGGGCTCGCCCATCCCTCGATTGCTCCCTATGGCGTCTTCTCGACCGCCGACGGCGATGTGCTGATCTCGATCCAGAGCGAGCGAGAATGGCAGATCCTCGCCCGCGAGGTTCTCGGCAGCGCGGCGCTCGCCGAGGACGCGCGCTTCGCCACCAATGTCCTGCGCGTGCGGCAGCGCGAAACGGTGGATCGCGAGGTTCAGGCCCTGCTGGCCACGCGGCCCTTCGCCGAGGTCACCGCCGCGCTCGATCGCTACGCCATCGCCTATGGCACCGTCTCCAGCGTCGGCGACCTGATCACCCACCCCGCCGCGACCGCCCTGGCCACGCCGACGCCGTCCGGCCCCGTCGAGGTCCTCGCCCCGCCCGCGATCGTCGACGGGCAGCGCGTGACGATGCGCCCCGTGCCGGCGCTCGGCCAGCATGATGAGGCGCTGCGGGCCGAATTCGGCCGCTTTCCGGGCCCTTGA
- a CDS encoding ABC transporter substrate-binding protein, giving the protein MTISRRTVLAAGLAAPFASLPLLSRPASAQRAAGILRYGLSAFPPNLQPWVSTGASAGTVKMLIHRSLVSYGPKGELRGELATSWSLDGDGAWVFKLRPGCVFHNGDPVTAEDVKWSIEQIAGEKSTAYMRSQFQSVERIEIPDPGTIRLVTKTPQATLPSWFGNYNTFILSRKSTPTEFIGAGPFRLVGQERGSSVEIAAFDKFYKPGIPKLRGIKFVVYADENLRFAALQSGDVDMIEYVPWQSMAAVEADPRLKLDSQEGPFMDVLFNGSKPPFNDPRVRRAVAHAVRREDIVKVAFFGRGKPLEGLPIAEGTPWWDKDLAHGWNYDPARAKALLTEAGFGNGFQTTLLATAQFGMHKDTAEIVQQHLAAVGIQCELQLPDWSTRVARGSKGQYDMAIHGVSSDNNDPDGLTVVLDTTLSPSHGRSFRVDAPRTIAALAKGRAEFDQAKRVEIYKEMQRAALEEVPLVGLAWRSQGYGMDKGVMGFTNLPGALSNSSGNMLEETYFG; this is encoded by the coding sequence ATGACGATCTCACGCCGCACGGTGCTGGCTGCCGGACTGGCCGCACCCTTCGCGAGCCTGCCGCTGCTCTCCCGCCCGGCCAGCGCCCAGCGCGCCGCCGGCATCCTGCGCTACGGCCTGTCGGCCTTCCCGCCCAATCTCCAGCCCTGGGTCTCGACCGGCGCCTCGGCCGGCACGGTCAAGATGCTGATCCACCGCAGCCTCGTCTCCTACGGCCCCAAGGGCGAGTTGCGCGGCGAACTCGCGACCTCCTGGTCGCTCGATGGCGACGGCGCCTGGGTCTTCAAGCTCCGGCCCGGCTGCGTCTTCCACAATGGCGATCCGGTCACCGCCGAGGACGTGAAGTGGTCGATCGAGCAGATCGCCGGCGAGAAATCGACCGCCTATATGCGCAGCCAGTTCCAGAGCGTGGAGCGCATCGAGATCCCCGATCCCGGCACGATCCGCCTCGTCACCAAGACGCCGCAGGCGACGCTGCCGAGCTGGTTTGGCAACTACAACACCTTCATCCTCTCGCGGAAATCGACGCCCACCGAGTTTATCGGCGCCGGCCCCTTCCGGCTGGTCGGTCAGGAGCGCGGCTCCTCGGTCGAGATCGCCGCCTTCGACAAATTCTACAAGCCCGGCATCCCCAAGCTGAGGGGCATCAAATTCGTCGTCTATGCCGACGAGAATTTGCGCTTCGCCGCCCTCCAGTCGGGCGATGTCGACATGATAGAATACGTCCCCTGGCAGTCGATGGCGGCGGTCGAAGCCGATCCGCGCCTCAAGCTCGACAGCCAGGAAGGGCCGTTCATGGACGTGCTCTTCAACGGCTCCAAGCCGCCCTTCAACGATCCGCGCGTGCGCCGCGCCGTCGCTCACGCCGTGCGGCGGGAGGACATCGTCAAGGTCGCCTTCTTCGGCCGCGGCAAGCCGCTCGAGGGGCTGCCGATCGCCGAGGGCACGCCCTGGTGGGACAAGGACCTCGCCCATGGCTGGAACTACGACCCTGCCCGCGCCAAGGCGCTGCTGACGGAAGCGGGCTTCGGCAACGGCTTCCAGACGACCCTGCTCGCCACCGCCCAGTTCGGCATGCACAAGGACACCGCCGAGATCGTCCAGCAGCACCTCGCCGCAGTCGGCATCCAGTGCGAACTGCAGCTGCCCGACTGGTCGACCCGCGTCGCCCGCGGCTCGAAGGGCCAGTACGACATGGCGATCCACGGCGTCTCCTCGGACAACAACGATCCCGACGGGCTGACGGTCGTTCTCGACACGACGCTCTCGCCCAGCCATGGCCGCTCCTTCCGCGTCGACGCGCCGCGCACCATCGCCGCCCTCGCCAAGGGCCGCGCTGAGTTCGACCAGGCCAAGCGTGTCGAGATCTACAAGGAGATGCAGCGGGCCGCGCTCGAGGAGGTGCCGCTCGTCGGCCTCGCCTGGCGCAGCCAAGGCTACGGCATGGACAAGGGCGTGATGGGCTTCACCAACCTGCCCGGCGCCCTCTCCAATTCCTCCGGAAACATGCTCGAAGAGACCTATTTCGGATGA
- a CDS encoding branched-chain amino acid ABC transporter permease has protein sequence MARQYLIGAALLIALIVFPLISPWATVILTVALCEGLAALGILVLLRAGQVSFGHGLFFAFSAYVVAFMAAAKVGHEVLLLVPIATAASGLVAAIVGLFIVRYRAIFFGMLNLAISMVFFSLLEKLFSVTGGADGKRVPRPTLAGMTLDRETFEFWMFYITLALAVVAALGVARYLVSPGGKALEAIKSNETRLEYLGVSSRKVLYGAYLLSGLLAGLGGAIIALVSGHVTPELAYWVRSGEFVFIAILGGVGGVAGPFLGALMFQIIRGYAAVHAPETWHAVLGVMLLVIIFFAPSGLYGLIAGRKRAAVSGAGGEGGR, from the coding sequence ATGGCGCGCCAGTATCTCATCGGCGCGGCCCTGCTGATCGCGCTCATCGTGTTTCCGCTGATCTCGCCCTGGGCGACGGTCATCCTCACCGTCGCGCTGTGCGAGGGGCTGGCGGCGCTCGGCATCCTCGTCCTGCTGCGGGCGGGGCAGGTCTCGTTCGGCCACGGGCTGTTCTTCGCCTTCTCGGCCTATGTCGTCGCCTTCATGGCGGCGGCGAAGGTCGGCCACGAGGTTTTGCTGCTGGTGCCGATCGCCACCGCGGCCTCGGGGCTCGTCGCGGCGATCGTCGGGCTCTTTATCGTGCGCTACCGCGCGATCTTCTTCGGCATGCTGAACTTGGCCATCTCGATGGTGTTCTTCTCGCTGCTCGAGAAGCTGTTCTCGGTGACCGGCGGCGCCGACGGCAAGCGCGTGCCGCGGCCGACGCTGGCGGGCATGACGCTCGATCGCGAGACCTTCGAGTTCTGGATGTTCTACATCACCCTGGCGCTGGCGGTGGTCGCGGCGCTCGGTGTCGCACGCTATCTCGTCTCGCCCGGCGGCAAGGCGCTGGAGGCGATCAAGTCCAACGAGACGCGGCTGGAATATCTCGGCGTCTCCAGCCGCAAGGTGCTCTACGGCGCCTATCTGCTCTCGGGGCTGCTGGCGGGACTAGGCGGCGCGATCATCGCGCTGGTCTCGGGCCATGTCACGCCGGAGCTGGCCTATTGGGTGCGCTCGGGCGAGTTCGTCTTCATCGCGATCCTGGGCGGCGTCGGCGGCGTGGCGGGGCCCTTCCTGGGCGCGCTGATGTTCCAGATCATCCGCGGCTATGCCGCCGTCCATGCGCCCGAGACGTGGCATGCGGTGCTGGGCGTGATGCTGCTCGTCATCATCTTCTTCGCGCCGAGCGGACTCTACGGGCTGATCGCAGGCCGCAAGCGCGCGGCCGTATCCGGCGCCGGCGGGGAGGGCGGCCGATGA
- a CDS encoding branched-chain amino acid ABC transporter permease, with protein sequence MPPEMLFLAALDGLAYGSLLFLVAVGLSLIFGVLGVLNVAHGSFYAIGAYVAASAVLAAAGMGLPTWLAFPLFLISAILVGVVVGGLVEALLLRRIYGKEEVLQLLVTFAVFMILEDAQKVVFGTQPLFANAPMNWLGTVEVFGIFYTRYQLILIPLVALAVLVGLRLFLRRTAFGRAIVAVTQDREAAMAMGINATRIYLFTFMIGASLAALGGALSSATTSLTPGIGSGMIVLSFAVAATAGLGRIEGAAVAALMIGLGRSAAVYFAPEFDVLIPYLIMVAVLLIKPEGLFTTLQTRKV encoded by the coding sequence ATGCCTCCTGAAATGCTCTTCCTCGCCGCGCTCGACGGCCTCGCCTATGGCTCGCTGCTGTTCCTGGTGGCGGTCGGGCTGTCGCTGATCTTCGGCGTGCTCGGCGTGCTCAACGTCGCGCATGGCTCGTTCTACGCGATCGGCGCCTATGTCGCGGCGAGCGCCGTGCTGGCGGCGGCCGGGATGGGCCTGCCGACCTGGCTCGCCTTCCCGCTGTTCCTGATCTCGGCCATCCTCGTCGGCGTCGTCGTCGGCGGGCTGGTCGAGGCGCTGCTGCTGCGGCGCATCTACGGCAAGGAAGAGGTGCTGCAGCTGCTGGTCACCTTCGCCGTCTTCATGATCCTGGAGGATGCGCAGAAGGTCGTCTTCGGCACGCAGCCGCTCTTCGCCAATGCGCCGATGAACTGGCTCGGCACGGTCGAGGTCTTCGGCATCTTCTACACGCGGTACCAGCTCATTCTGATCCCGCTGGTGGCGCTGGCCGTGCTGGTCGGCCTGCGGCTGTTCCTGCGCCGCACCGCCTTCGGGCGCGCGATCGTCGCGGTGACGCAGGACCGCGAGGCGGCGATGGCGATGGGCATCAACGCGACGCGGATCTATCTCTTCACCTTCATGATCGGGGCGTCGCTGGCGGCGCTGGGCGGGGCGCTCTCCTCGGCGACGACCTCGCTGACGCCGGGCATCGGCTCGGGCATGATCGTGCTGTCCTTCGCGGTGGCGGCCACGGCCGGGCTGGGGCGGATCGAGGGCGCGGCGGTGGCCGCCCTGATGATCGGGCTGGGGCGCTCGGCGGCGGTCTATTTCGCGCCGGAATTCGACGTGCTGATCCCCTATCTGATCATGGTCGCGGTGCTGCTGATCAAGCCGGAAGGCCTGTTCACCACGCTGCAGACGAGGAAAGTCTGA
- a CDS encoding acyl-CoA dehydrogenase family protein: MQHPSDHAEIRDAVARLCAGFPGEYWRKLDREMAYPTEFVTALTESGFLSALIPEAYGGAGLTLSAASVIMEEIQRQGCNGGACHAQMYVMGTVLRHGSEAQKQAWLPRVASGELRLQAFGVTEPTSGTDTTALRTTARREGDHYVVNGQKIWTSRAAQSDLMLLLARTTPRDQVAKRTDGLSVFLLDMREALKSGLTIRPIRTMMNHATTEVFFDNVRIPADNLVGEEGKGFRYILSGMNAERILIAAECVGDAKWFIEKASAYAKERQVFGRPIGQNQGIQFPIARAYANMRAAELMVREAVRLYEAGENAGAEANMAKMLAADASFEAANACIQTHGGFGFAEEYDIERKFRETRLYQVAPISTNLILSYLAEHVLGMPRSY, encoded by the coding sequence ATGCAGCACCCATCCGACCATGCCGAGATCCGCGACGCCGTCGCCCGCCTCTGCGCCGGCTTCCCTGGCGAGTACTGGCGCAAGCTCGACCGCGAGATGGCCTATCCGACCGAGTTCGTCACGGCGCTCACCGAAAGCGGCTTTCTCTCGGCGCTGATCCCGGAGGCCTATGGCGGCGCCGGCCTGACGCTGTCGGCGGCGAGCGTCATCATGGAGGAGATCCAGCGCCAGGGCTGCAATGGCGGCGCCTGCCATGCCCAGATGTATGTGATGGGCACCGTTCTCCGGCATGGCTCGGAGGCGCAGAAGCAGGCCTGGCTGCCACGCGTCGCCTCGGGCGAACTGCGCCTGCAGGCCTTCGGCGTCACCGAGCCGACCAGCGGCACCGACACGACGGCACTGCGCACGACCGCACGGCGCGAGGGCGACCACTACGTCGTCAACGGCCAGAAGATCTGGACGAGCCGCGCCGCGCAGTCGGACCTGATGTTGCTGTTGGCGCGCACCACCCCGCGCGACCAAGTCGCCAAGCGCACCGACGGGCTCTCGGTCTTCCTGCTCGACATGCGCGAGGCACTGAAAAGCGGGCTCACCATCCGGCCGATCCGGACGATGATGAACCACGCGACCACCGAGGTCTTCTTCGACAATGTCCGCATCCCCGCTGACAACCTCGTCGGCGAGGAGGGCAAGGGCTTCCGCTACATCCTCTCCGGCATGAACGCGGAGCGCATCCTGATCGCGGCCGAATGCGTCGGTGACGCCAAATGGTTCATCGAGAAGGCCTCGGCCTATGCCAAGGAGCGCCAGGTCTTTGGCCGCCCGATCGGCCAGAACCAGGGCATCCAGTTCCCGATCGCGCGGGCCTACGCCAATATGCGCGCTGCCGAGCTGATGGTGCGCGAGGCGGTGCGGCTCTACGAGGCCGGCGAGAACGCTGGTGCAGAAGCCAACATGGCGAAGATGCTGGCGGCGGACGCGTCCTTCGAGGCAGCCAATGCCTGTATCCAGACCCATGGCGGCTTCGGCTTCGCCGAGGAATACGATATCGAGCGCAAGTTCAGGGAGACACGGCTCTACCAGGTGGCGCCGATCTCGACCAATCTGATCCTGTCCTATCTCGCGGAGCATGTGCTGGGCATGCCGCGGTCGTACTGA